TATTATTGATAATACTCTCTTTTGTTTGCAGGTATTTTTCTTCTTGATTAGTATCATCATTTTTCATGAAATATAATTTTATATTATTAAATATAAATAATTTATTAACTAACAATTCTTAAAACAATTTATTTGCTGTTATTTTTTGAAAAAAAGAGCCAGTAGATTGTTGAGTTCTCCCAAATTTACAATTTTAAGAGAACCTCCCATCTCTACAAATCCTTATATGAAGCCTTATATAAGACCGCTTCAAGCTTATCAAGAGCTTTACCGACCTGTTTATCAAACTCAGTGAGTTTATTGGCCAGTCCTCTGAAGTAAGGCGCGTAAACCTTATAGTACATCAATCTGTCAGTATCTATACTGTTTTTTATAAGAGCCGATCTAAATTCATTGACTTTATCCTGGATAGAAGAGTACATTACCTCATCAGGATATTCACCTAAAAATATACCGTCTGCACCATTTTCAAATGCAAATAAGATATGCTTTGGCATCAGCCGGTTTATTGATGGCACCCTTATGATCCTGACAGATTCAGGATAGGATATCCTATTTATCCCTATATTATCAGCCGCCACGTAACCAATATAGTCAACAAACGCCAGAATTCTCCTTTCACCTTCTTTTTTATCCTTAAGCATACCTTCAATCATTGCAAAGATTTGGGCATCTGTTTGGCCCATTACGTCAATTGCATTGTTTTCACACTTGGAAACACATATACCGCAGCCGTTACAGGCAACAGGATCAACAGAGATGCGTTCATTGTGTATGTAAACAGCTTTATATTTACATGCAGCCACGCATTCTCCACACATTACACACTGCCTGCCGTCAACTACCGCAATTGTTGGCTCTATCTCCAGACCGCCGTTTATCATCTCAGAAACCTTGGAAGCTGCAGCATTTGCTTGAGAAACACTTTCAGTGATATCTTTTGGGCCCTGTGCAGTTCCGCAAACATATATCCCTTCTATATCGGTAGCTACAGGCTTAATTTTTGAATGTTTCTCTTTTACAAACATGTCCTCTGTAAGCCCTACATTCAATGTTTCTGCAACTTTTAATGTCCCTTCTGATGGTTCCATGGCTTCAGATAATACAACCATATCTGTTTCTATTTCTAAAGGTTCCCTACGGAGAGTATCTTCTAACCTGACGATGATATTTTCGCCTTTTTTGGTTATATCTCCAGGGCGTCCTCTCACCAGTTTAATTCCCTTGGACTGTACATGTCTGAAGTAATTTTCATACATTCCAGGAGTTCTCATGTCAGTATAACAGATAACTATTTCAGTGTCTGGATAATAATGTTTTATGAAGCTAGCGTGCTTTAAAGACACCATGCAGCATACTTTTGAGCAGTAACGTTTGCCTTCAGGTTTTTCGTCCCTTGAACCTGCACACTGAACCATTACGACCCTTCTTGGGACTTTTCCATTTGAAGGTCTGAGGAGTTTACCGTCTGTTGGCCCGTTTACCCCCATTATCCTTGCAAGTTCCATCTGGCTTATTACATCATCATATCTTCCATACCCATATTCCGGACGCTTTTTAAGGTCAAATCCTTTGTGGCCTGTTGCTATGATGACAGAACCCACATTTAGAGGTATGATTTCTCCCTTCGCCTTGATGTCAATAGCGTCCATTTTACAGACTTTCTCACATTTACCGCACTTAATACAATTTTCATCATCGATTGTATAAATATCAGGAACTGATTGTGGGAAAGGCTTGTATATAGCTTTCCTTGTCATTAAATTCTCGTTCCATTCATTAGGAACCTCAACAGGACAGATCTCTGCACAGTTTCCACATGCAGTACATTTATCTTCATTAACATGGCCTGGTTTCCTTTCAATGAGCAGATTGAAGTTTCCTGCTTTCCTTTCAGATGATTTAATCTCCGAATTAGTCATTATGTCAATATTGTTATGCTGCACTGCTTCGTTTATAAGCGGGTTGAAGAGGCATAATGAACATTCTTCAGCAAGCTTTTCTGGTGAGAATACTTTACCTATTTTTATCATGTTCCCCCCAACAGTAGGCTTGTCTTCAATTATATGTACTTTAACGCCCTGATTTGCAAGTGAAAGTGCAGCAGTTATTCCTGATATTCCCCCTCCAACTACAGCAGCGCTTTTTTTGGTTTTTCGGACTATAGCATCAAGAGGTCTAGCGTATTGAACCCTTTCAACAGCTGCATTTGTAAGTG
This Methanobacterium bryantii DNA region includes the following protein-coding sequences:
- the hdrA gene encoding ferredoxin:CoB-CoM heterodisulfide reductase subunit HdrA; amino-acid sequence: MNNYNFSRYAPKSSIDIGVFLCRCGGNISDTVDIEKLASSVDAKVVKDFENLCSMKCQKNIRDIILEEGLDRVVIAACSPITHEKTFRNHIAPLNPYLLEIANIREHCSWVHSDKNKATEKAVSLTNAAVERVQYARPLDAIVRKTKKSAAVVGGGISGITAALSLANQGVKVHIIEDKPTVGGNMIKIGKVFSPEKLAEECSLCLFNPLINEAVQHNNIDIMTNSEIKSSERKAGNFNLLIERKPGHVNEDKCTACGNCAEICPVEVPNEWNENLMTRKAIYKPFPQSVPDIYTIDDENCIKCGKCEKVCKMDAIDIKAKGEIIPLNVGSVIIATGHKGFDLKKRPEYGYGRYDDVISQMELARIMGVNGPTDGKLLRPSNGKVPRRVVMVQCAGSRDEKPEGKRYCSKVCCMVSLKHASFIKHYYPDTEIVICYTDMRTPGMYENYFRHVQSKGIKLVRGRPGDITKKGENIIVRLEDTLRREPLEIETDMVVLSEAMEPSEGTLKVAETLNVGLTEDMFVKEKHSKIKPVATDIEGIYVCGTAQGPKDITESVSQANAAASKVSEMINGGLEIEPTIAVVDGRQCVMCGECVAACKYKAVYIHNERISVDPVACNGCGICVSKCENNAIDVMGQTDAQIFAMIEGMLKDKKEGERRILAFVDYIGYVAADNIGINRISYPESVRIIRVPSINRLMPKHILFAFENGADGIFLGEYPDEVMYSSIQDKVNEFRSALIKNSIDTDRLMYYKVYAPYFRGLANKLTEFDKQVGKALDKLEAVLYKASYKDL